From Butyricimonas paravirosa, one genomic window encodes:
- the dacB gene encoding D-alanyl-D-alanine carboxypeptidase/D-alanyl-D-alanine-endopeptidase, producing MMKSGWLLFFMLVSVASALGQTRTAERNLWGRDEVKHAAIGVCVKNVETGQVVYEHNPGMALRPASVVKLLSSALALKREGDSLTYTTKVFYTGEIDEGRLLGNIVVQAGGDPTLDSKYFPKACFMDSLVSKVVSLGIKQIHGNIIIETEGEPVRIPGSWPWEDVANYYGALYHSFNYRDNTYTINLKSGKPGTRTKIVSVEPSVPGVKLRNEVMASAKNANDAWIYGGPETATLLIQGTIPANRSSFAVKGAMHHPDACFRAELEKRLKEKGVLLDKQRIEEGERHALLAMDSPFLKDIVYYTNKNSVNLFAEALGELISPTDYARTVKVELSHIGIDSCGITLKDASGLSPANAVPAEVFTDLLIWAKGHLSDAFVASLPQGNVDWGLRIYSDHPVLRENVIAKTGSMSGVRALAGYLKNQKGETLAFTILVNNYVGDPVKVQETIRDLLKDIADK from the coding sequence ATGATGAAATCCGGTTGGCTGTTGTTTTTCATGCTGGTTTCAGTGGCTTCTGCGTTAGGGCAGACTCGAACAGCAGAACGAAATTTGTGGGGAAGGGATGAAGTGAAACATGCAGCGATAGGGGTTTGCGTGAAGAACGTGGAGACGGGACAGGTTGTGTACGAGCATAATCCGGGAATGGCATTGCGTCCGGCCTCCGTGGTTAAATTGCTTTCTTCTGCATTAGCATTAAAACGGGAAGGAGATTCTTTAACTTACACAACAAAGGTTTTTTACACCGGGGAGATTGATGAAGGGAGACTTTTGGGAAATATTGTTGTACAGGCAGGAGGTGATCCAACATTAGATTCAAAGTATTTTCCCAAAGCATGTTTTATGGATAGTCTTGTTTCTAAGGTTGTGAGCTTGGGAATCAAACAAATTCATGGAAATATTATTATAGAGACAGAGGGAGAACCAGTTCGTATTCCGGGGTCTTGGCCGTGGGAAGACGTGGCAAATTATTACGGGGCTCTTTATCATTCATTTAATTACCGGGATAATACGTACACGATAAACTTGAAATCCGGAAAACCGGGCACTCGAACCAAGATCGTGTCTGTTGAGCCTTCTGTTCCGGGAGTAAAATTGCGGAACGAAGTGATGGCTTCTGCCAAGAATGCGAATGATGCGTGGATATACGGGGGGCCAGAGACTGCGACGTTATTAATTCAGGGGACTATTCCAGCCAATCGTTCTTCTTTTGCGGTGAAGGGAGCTATGCATCATCCGGATGCTTGTTTTAGGGCTGAACTGGAAAAACGATTGAAGGAGAAAGGAGTTTTGTTGGATAAACAAAGGATAGAGGAGGGAGAACGTCATGCATTGCTGGCTATGGATTCTCCTTTTTTGAAGGATATTGTTTATTATACGAATAAGAATAGTGTTAATCTTTTCGCCGAGGCTTTGGGCGAATTGATCAGTCCGACAGATTACGCGAGAACGGTAAAGGTAGAATTAAGTCATATCGGGATAGATTCATGTGGAATTACGTTGAAAGATGCCAGTGGTTTATCGCCGGCAAATGCTGTTCCGGCGGAAGTGTTCACGGATTTATTAATTTGGGCAAAGGGGCATTTAAGTGATGCTTTTGTTGCCTCCTTACCACAAGGAAATGTGGATTGGGGATTACGAATTTATTCCGATCATCCGGTTTTAAGGGAGAATGTTATTGCCAAGACCGGCTCTATGTCAGGAGTCCGGGCTCTTGCCGGATACTTAAAAAATCAGAAGGGAGAAACGTTAGCTTTTACGATTCTTGTGAATAATTACGTGGGTGATCCCGTAAAGGTTCAGGAGACTATTAGGGATTTATTGAAAGATATAGCAGATAAATGA
- a CDS encoding glycosyltransferase yields the protein MKKICVIIPCYNEAQRLELEVFREFVGREERFDFCFVNDGSQDNTSEVLRRAVELEPGRFLLVDNTDNRGKAEAVRSGMLYVSSLNRYNIVGYLDADLATPLEDLYLLAEVMDRKPGVCMTMGARLKRLGANVQRKAYRHYLGRGFATLVSMLYQLPVYDSQCGAKLLKSELIPVGFSEEFRSGWLFDVELILRIREKHADYDRIIHEVPLNTWVEKGDSRIKFKHLLKMPKELFNIYCRYMGRE from the coding sequence ATGAAAAAGATATGTGTCATCATCCCGTGTTATAACGAGGCGCAACGTTTGGAGTTGGAGGTCTTCCGGGAATTCGTGGGTAGAGAAGAACGTTTTGATTTTTGTTTCGTGAACGATGGTAGTCAGGATAATACATCCGAGGTTTTACGGCGGGCCGTGGAGTTGGAACCGGGGCGTTTCTTGCTGGTAGACAACACGGACAACCGGGGAAAGGCGGAGGCCGTCAGGAGTGGGATGTTGTATGTCAGTTCCTTGAATCGTTACAATATCGTGGGGTATCTGGATGCCGATTTGGCCACGCCATTGGAGGACCTGTATCTGCTGGCAGAGGTGATGGACAGGAAACCGGGAGTGTGCATGACGATGGGGGCCCGTCTGAAACGCTTGGGGGCCAACGTGCAAAGGAAAGCGTATCGCCATTATTTGGGGCGGGGCTTTGCGACGTTAGTTTCGATGTTATATCAACTTCCCGTGTACGATTCTCAATGTGGGGCTAAGCTTTTGAAAAGTGAGTTAATACCTGTTGGATTTAGCGAGGAATTTCGTTCCGGTTGGCTTTTCGACGTGGAACTAATCTTACGAATCCGGGAAAAACACGCTGATTATGACCGGATTATTCATGAAGTTCCCTTGAACACATGGGTGGAGAAGGGGGACAGCCGTATCAAGTTCAAGCATTTGTTGAAGATGCCCAAGGAATTGTTTAATATTTATTGTCGATACATGGGGCGTGAATAA
- a CDS encoding DUF5684 domain-containing protein: MLVSIIYLLIVVLLLVSMWKVYEKAGRQGWEGIIPIYNLYVMLQIINRPWWWLLIMIFVPIANIIFSIIALKEFLEKFGKGIGFTIATIFFPFITFPMLAFGDDQFKNE; encoded by the coding sequence ATGTTAGTATCTATCATTTACTTGCTTATTGTCGTATTATTACTTGTTTCCATGTGGAAAGTGTACGAAAAAGCAGGAAGACAAGGTTGGGAAGGCATTATCCCTATTTACAATCTTTACGTAATGCTCCAAATCATTAACAGACCGTGGTGGTGGCTTTTGATCATGATTTTTGTTCCGATTGCAAACATCATCTTCTCTATCATCGCTTTAAAAGAATTCTTGGAGAAATTCGGAAAAGGTATTGGATTTACCATTGCAACTATTTTCTTTCCCTTTATCACTTTCCCGATGTTAGCATTCGGAGATGATCAGTTCAAGAATGAATAA
- the xseB gene encoding exodeoxyribonuclease VII small subunit: MEEKLTYKSAMEEIESLVKLLEENKLDVDELSEKVKRMAVLVEFCKGKLHRTEEDVNNVLKSITE, translated from the coding sequence ATGGAAGAAAAATTGACATATAAATCCGCTATGGAGGAGATAGAAAGTTTAGTGAAGTTGTTAGAAGAAAATAAGTTGGATGTGGATGAATTGAGCGAGAAAGTAAAACGGATGGCAGTACTTGTTGAGTTTTGTAAGGGCAAATTACACCGGACGGAAGAAGATGTAAATAATGTATTGAAATCAATTACCGAATGA
- a CDS encoding response regulator: MLFMGDLENGVLGKENVAGDNGNESSKNEIDVIRYALDHVDQEIFVFRPGGELVYTNQPGRDRFHLPENLTGIYAWTLDPTLTLESWNKRTQPVRERGENFESMLYLNRPGGGCDVLKMFAHSTIRVSGEELIWVFGRDVSLHVKNENKIKELNSIMNTVLDNIPVYLFVKDAGPEFRYVYWNKAFETYSHILRENALGKTDFEVFPNPKDAERFRRDDKELLHTGKDIEFLETYETKKGEIRTVKTLKTLVRNDSGDPCFLVGVSWDITDLKSTEQELVKARLKAEQSDKLKSAFLANMSHEIRTPLNAIIGFTRLVAETEDAGEKDYYLNIVENNSELLTQLINDILDLSRIEAGSLEFVYKPVSIRELCLKIQEVHRVRMKEDVQLEFEDGGLNTHVLTDGNRLFQVISNLITNASKFTAKGFIRFGYQQVDDFIEFYVEDSGCGIPKDKVPTIFDRFTKLNTFVQGSGLGLAICKMLVEKMGGNIFVQSEEGHGSIFKFTIPYQRITIETDINDMENNEIKENVSMGRTILVAEDVESNFLLLKAIIGKTYTLLHAWNGKEAVEIYEQSQPDLILMDIKMPEMDGLEATRIIRKVSQEIPIIALTAFAFDDDRVKALEAGCNDYLTKPLSAPLLKETIAKYLV, encoded by the coding sequence ATGCTATTTATGGGCGATTTGGAGAATGGTGTATTAGGAAAAGAAAATGTTGCGGGGGATAACGGAAATGAAAGTTCTAAAAACGAGATTGATGTTATTCGTTACGCACTGGATCACGTGGATCAGGAAATTTTTGTATTCCGTCCAGGTGGAGAACTCGTGTATACCAATCAACCGGGTAGAGACAGGTTCCATCTACCGGAAAATCTGACTGGAATTTACGCATGGACGTTAGATCCGACGTTAACATTAGAGTCTTGGAACAAGAGAACTCAGCCAGTTAGGGAGCGTGGGGAGAACTTCGAGAGTATGTTGTATTTAAACCGGCCCGGTGGGGGATGTGATGTCTTGAAAATGTTTGCTCACTCGACGATTCGTGTTTCCGGGGAAGAGTTAATCTGGGTCTTTGGACGAGATGTATCCCTGCATGTGAAAAATGAGAATAAAATTAAAGAGCTTAATTCCATTATGAACACCGTACTAGACAATATTCCCGTGTATTTGTTCGTGAAAGATGCCGGACCGGAATTTCGTTACGTGTATTGGAATAAAGCTTTTGAGACATATTCTCATATTTTACGGGAGAATGCTCTAGGTAAAACCGATTTTGAGGTTTTTCCCAATCCAAAAGATGCAGAACGTTTCAGACGAGATGATAAAGAATTACTTCATACGGGAAAAGATATTGAATTCTTGGAGACCTATGAGACGAAAAAAGGGGAGATAAGAACTGTGAAGACGTTGAAGACTTTGGTCCGGAATGACTCTGGTGATCCCTGTTTTCTAGTTGGTGTTTCGTGGGATATAACAGATTTAAAAAGTACGGAACAAGAGTTGGTTAAGGCTCGTTTGAAAGCGGAACAGTCGGACAAATTAAAGTCTGCTTTTCTGGCGAACATGAGCCATGAAATTCGTACGCCTTTGAATGCTATTATCGGTTTCACTCGTTTGGTGGCAGAAACGGAGGATGCGGGAGAGAAAGATTATTATCTGAATATCGTAGAGAACAATTCGGAGTTGCTGACACAATTAATAAATGATATACTTGATTTATCAAGGATTGAAGCCGGGAGCTTGGAGTTCGTCTATAAACCGGTTAGTATCCGGGAGTTGTGCTTGAAAATTCAAGAGGTACATCGGGTACGCATGAAAGAGGATGTACAGTTGGAGTTTGAGGATGGTGGTTTAAATACCCACGTGTTAACAGATGGAAACCGACTATTTCAAGTTATATCTAATTTGATCACGAATGCCTCAAAGTTTACAGCGAAGGGATTTATACGTTTCGGTTATCAACAAGTAGATGATTTTATCGAATTTTACGTGGAGGATTCCGGGTGTGGAATTCCCAAAGATAAAGTACCTACAATCTTTGATCGTTTCACAAAATTGAATACCTTTGTGCAAGGCTCTGGCTTAGGATTGGCGATATGTAAAATGCTTGTAGAGAAAATGGGAGGGAACATATTTGTTCAATCTGAGGAGGGACATGGTTCTATATTTAAATTTACAATTCCTTATCAAAGAATTACTATCGAAACAGACATAAACGATATGGAAAATAACGAGATTAAAGAAAATGTAAGCATGGGAAGAACGATTTTAGTGGCGGAGGATGTGGAGAGTAATTTTCTTCTATTGAAAGCAATTATCGGGAAGACTTATACATTGCTCCATGCTTGGAATGGAAAGGAAGCTGTTGAGATATATGAACAATCCCAACCTGATCTTATTCTTATGGATATTAAAATGCCGGAAATGGACGGGTTAGAGGCAACTCGAATCATTCGTAAAGTTTCTCAAGAAATTCCGATTATAGCTTTAACAGCATTTGCTTTTGACGATGATCGGGTAAAAGCGTTAGAGGCTGGTTGTAATGATTATTTGACCAAGCCGTTGTCTGCTCCTTTATTAAAGGAAACGATTGCCAAATATCTGGTTTGA
- a CDS encoding tetratricopeptide repeat protein, whose amino-acid sequence MEEVVNKSIQVIGFSRNADFQLPVLNTNKEFLQENIILLRVGCQHEEFLNVLQEVRAEDIMLVDLDRVALPVLNALGQAYGKTERKDHVYYVSNRKRKLWLGFVDAVLWRGDRSITDSPVLIGNKALFMKAYAGDDLDGNLLRAVSYSLQKAFVKFGTLEVSVTWKDSENVSNPAVNYFWKIPFRFLTTGRFFTTLFDVSGQSRRDMTFRMLMLLFGLFIFFYMPYISKDYGISGDEFVDHRHSGYVLDFFTKGDKAALNQPQTALHLYGNSMQVVAAVVANMIGADDVYAVRHVVCALVGALGIIMIGLMGMRFGGGLCGLISMLLLFFSPRFFGHSMNNLKDIPFAVGYLVAIFYFVRMFDRYPVVKLRHMIGAMLGIALALGTRSGGLLLFPYLLMYGGLFYILWVGFKEFYKFMKYRKDVENILFLIILVLFVGYFLSIITWPFALARPFTNVVVSLKEFTNYNIGLRTIFEGEQMMSNMLPVHYAPKYLMIGSPLVVVIGFIGYLFFMAFRKKEFSLLSFFILFSLVFPVFWVIYQKSNLYGGIRHLLFVMPFMVLLAARFWTLMLSVSPKYLKGVMVVVLVGLLFLPARHMAVNHPNDYVYFNELVGGLRGAYGDYETDYYYNSLKKGVDWFKKNVDYKGRPLRIVTNHSANLQHYFRKDTNVTIVYSRYYDKFSKEWDYMIFDNVYINSFQLKNGLFPVKEGFLYSVDADGLPMCVVGERTSRDDYEAIKLEEQKKYPEAIAKLENYLKDHPWNEEMWMRLSRMYYTIGKPEEALRCTGESLKWQPQLMDALNIRALSALDLKKFTTAHQAVDAMLAQNDVASSSYYLKGLIYYTEGKDKEALDNVNKALRYNGGNVQALALGGDILRRNGSYSKAIEPYEKVVRAKRADERVLLSLAECYCRVNNYKLLEQITSLLREQGRDKEALQKIELRALIQQKRMEDAEKLLKQMNGVKEDSEFVLLRALCELAAGRRATATEMAQKAIELDPKNREAIELQRFLSKEMEIRK is encoded by the coding sequence GTGGAAGAAGTCGTAAATAAGTCTATTCAGGTAATTGGTTTCTCGAGAAATGCCGATTTTCAATTACCCGTTTTAAATACCAATAAAGAATTCTTGCAGGAGAATATCATCCTGCTACGGGTTGGTTGTCAACATGAAGAGTTTCTAAACGTGTTACAAGAGGTACGGGCCGAGGATATAATGCTTGTCGATCTGGACCGGGTGGCCTTGCCTGTGTTGAACGCTCTTGGGCAAGCTTACGGAAAAACGGAACGAAAGGATCATGTTTATTACGTGAGTAACCGGAAACGTAAGCTGTGGCTTGGGTTTGTGGATGCAGTCCTGTGGCGGGGTGATCGGAGTATCACGGATTCTCCTGTGTTGATTGGTAACAAGGCTTTGTTCATGAAGGCTTACGCTGGGGATGACTTGGACGGAAATCTATTGCGGGCTGTGAGTTACAGTTTACAGAAAGCTTTCGTGAAATTCGGGACCTTGGAGGTGTCTGTTACCTGGAAAGATTCGGAAAACGTTTCGAACCCTGCCGTGAATTATTTTTGGAAGATACCTTTTCGTTTTTTGACCACAGGCCGTTTCTTTACCACCTTGTTTGATGTTTCCGGTCAGTCTCGTCGGGATATGACATTCCGAATGCTTATGCTGTTATTCGGTTTGTTCATCTTTTTTTATATGCCTTATATCAGTAAGGATTACGGGATTAGCGGGGACGAGTTTGTCGATCACCGGCATTCCGGTTATGTACTTGATTTTTTCACGAAAGGGGATAAGGCCGCGTTGAATCAGCCTCAAACGGCTTTACACCTTTACGGTAATTCGATGCAGGTGGTGGCGGCTGTCGTGGCTAACATGATCGGTGCGGATGATGTTTATGCCGTGCGTCATGTCGTGTGTGCCTTGGTGGGAGCTTTGGGGATAATTATGATCGGTTTGATGGGAATGCGTTTCGGGGGAGGGTTGTGTGGACTCATTTCCATGTTGTTACTCTTTTTTTCGCCTCGTTTCTTCGGGCATAGTATGAATAACCTGAAGGACATTCCGTTTGCCGTGGGATACTTGGTTGCCATATTTTACTTCGTGCGGATGTTCGATCGTTATCCCGTGGTCAAACTACGACACATGATCGGGGCCATGCTGGGAATCGCTTTGGCATTGGGAACCCGTTCCGGGGGCTTGCTTTTATTTCCGTACTTGTTGATGTATGGCGGTTTGTTTTACATCTTATGGGTCGGATTCAAGGAGTTTTATAAATTTATGAAATATCGTAAAGATGTCGAAAACATCTTGTTTTTGATTATACTCGTTTTATTTGTTGGGTATTTCTTGTCTATTATCACGTGGCCTTTTGCGTTGGCTCGCCCGTTTACTAACGTGGTTGTGTCATTGAAGGAATTCACGAATTATAATATCGGGTTGCGCACGATATTCGAGGGAGAACAGATGATGTCGAATATGCTGCCTGTTCATTATGCCCCGAAATACTTGATGATCGGGTCACCCTTGGTGGTTGTTATCGGTTTTATCGGGTATCTTTTTTTCATGGCTTTCCGGAAGAAGGAATTCTCTCTGTTGTCGTTCTTCATTTTATTCTCACTGGTATTTCCCGTGTTTTGGGTGATTTACCAGAAATCAAATTTGTACGGGGGAATTCGTCATTTGTTGTTCGTGATGCCTTTCATGGTGTTGCTGGCAGCCCGGTTCTGGACGTTAATGTTATCTGTTTCCCCTAAATATTTGAAGGGTGTCATGGTGGTTGTGCTTGTCGGGTTGTTATTTCTGCCTGCACGTCACATGGCCGTGAATCATCCCAATGACTATGTTTATTTTAACGAGTTGGTGGGAGGGTTGCGAGGTGCTTACGGAGATTACGAAACGGATTATTATTATAATTCCTTGAAAAAAGGGGTGGATTGGTTCAAGAAGAACGTGGATTATAAGGGACGTCCTCTCCGGATCGTGACGAATCATAGTGCGAATCTGCAACATTATTTCCGGAAAGATACGAATGTTACCATCGTGTATAGCCGGTATTACGATAAATTCAGCAAGGAGTGGGATTACATGATATTCGATAACGTGTATATCAATAGTTTCCAGTTGAAAAATGGTCTTTTCCCGGTGAAAGAGGGCTTTTTGTATTCGGTGGATGCCGATGGGTTGCCGATGTGCGTGGTGGGTGAGAGAACGTCTAGGGATGATTACGAGGCGATCAAGTTGGAGGAACAGAAGAAGTACCCGGAGGCGATCGCGAAATTGGAGAATTATTTGAAGGATCACCCGTGGAACGAGGAAATGTGGATGCGTTTATCCCGGATGTACTACACGATTGGCAAGCCGGAGGAGGCTCTTCGGTGTACGGGTGAATCTCTGAAATGGCAACCGCAGTTGATGGATGCGTTGAATATCCGGGCGTTGAGTGCTTTGGATTTGAAAAAGTTCACGACGGCTCATCAGGCGGTTGACGCGATGTTGGCCCAAAATGACGTGGCATCTTCTTCTTATTATTTGAAGGGGTTGATTTACTACACGGAGGGAAAGGATAAGGAGGCGCTGGATAATGTCAATAAAGCGTTGAGGTATAACGGTGGAAACGTGCAGGCGTTGGCCTTAGGTGGGGATATTTTACGGCGAAACGGGAGTTATTCGAAAGCGATAGAACCTTACGAGAAGGTGGTGAGAGCCAAACGGGCGGATGAGCGGGTGTTGCTTTCTTTGGCGGAATGTTACTGTCGTGTGAATAACTACAAGTTACTGGAACAGATCACATCATTGTTACGTGAGCAAGGACGGGATAAAGAGGCGTTGCAGAAGATTGAACTCCGGGCTTTGATTCAGCAAAAACGCATGGAGGATGCCGAGAAATTGTTGAAACAGATGAACGGGGTCAAGGAGGATAGCGAGTTTGTATTGTTACGTGCGCTATGTGAACTTGCGGCAGGACGCCGGGCTACAGCCACAGAAATGGCTCAAAAGGCGATAGAACTGGACCCGAAGAACAGGGAGGCGATTGAATTACAGCGTTTCTTGTCGAAAGAAATGGAGATTCGGAAATAA
- the dnaK gene encoding molecular chaperone DnaK, with protein sequence MGKIIGIDLGTTNSCVAVMEGNEPVVIPNSEGRRTTPSIVAFVDNGERKVGDPAKRQAITNPTRTIYSIKRFMGETYDQVDKEINRVPYKVVRGENNTPRVEIGDRKYSPQEISAMILQKMKKTAEDYLGQEVSEAVITVPAYFNDAQRQATKEAGEIAGLTVKRIINEPTAAALAYGLDKQDQDMKIAVFDLGGGTFDISILELGDGVFEVKSTDGDTHLGGDDFDDVIINWLADEFKKDENVDIRKDPMAHQRLKEAAEKAKIELSSSTSTEINLPYIFPVDGIPKHLVRTLTRSQFEQLTDHLVQATIEPCRRALKNANVSASDISEVILVGGSTRIPAVQKKVEEFFGKAPSKGVNPDEVVAVGAAIQGGVLTGEVKDVLLLDVTPLSLGIETLGGVMTKLIESNTTIPTKKSEVFSTAADNQPSVEIHVLQGERPLAKDNKTIGRFHLDGLPPAPRGVPQIEVSFDIDANGILKVSAKDKATGKEQSIRIEASSGLSDTDIKRMKDEAAANAEADKKEKERIDTINKADSMIFQTEKQLKEFGDKLPADKKQPIEAALQKLKDAHKAQDVTAINSAIDELNNVFQAASQEMYNAQQQQGAQQGAPHADQQQQANNGGKDQEVTDVDFEEVK encoded by the coding sequence ATGGGAAAGATTATTGGTATAGACTTGGGAACCACAAACTCTTGCGTTGCCGTAATGGAAGGTAACGAGCCGGTGGTGATCCCGAACAGTGAAGGTAGGAGAACAACACCATCTATTGTTGCTTTTGTTGACAATGGCGAAAGAAAAGTAGGTGACCCTGCAAAACGTCAGGCTATCACGAACCCGACGAGAACAATATATTCTATCAAACGTTTCATGGGTGAAACCTATGATCAGGTAGATAAAGAAATCAATCGTGTACCTTACAAGGTGGTAAGAGGAGAAAACAACACCCCGCGTGTTGAAATTGGTGATCGTAAATATTCCCCGCAGGAAATCTCTGCCATGATTCTTCAAAAAATGAAGAAGACAGCCGAAGATTACTTGGGACAAGAGGTATCAGAGGCGGTAATCACCGTTCCTGCATATTTTAACGACGCTCAACGTCAAGCGACGAAAGAGGCCGGAGAAATTGCCGGGTTGACCGTGAAACGTATTATCAACGAGCCGACTGCTGCTGCATTGGCTTACGGATTGGATAAACAAGATCAAGATATGAAGATCGCCGTCTTCGACTTGGGAGGTGGTACCTTCGATATTTCTATCTTGGAATTAGGTGACGGAGTGTTCGAGGTAAAATCAACTGATGGTGATACCCACCTAGGAGGAGATGACTTCGACGACGTGATTATCAACTGGTTGGCTGACGAGTTCAAGAAAGACGAGAACGTGGACATCCGGAAAGACCCGATGGCTCACCAACGTCTGAAAGAAGCTGCTGAAAAAGCTAAAATCGAACTTTCCAGCTCAACCTCCACGGAAATCAATTTGCCGTACATATTCCCGGTTGATGGAATTCCAAAACACTTGGTAAGAACCTTAACCCGATCACAATTCGAGCAATTGACAGACCATCTGGTACAAGCAACCATCGAGCCTTGCCGTCGTGCATTGAAGAATGCAAACGTGAGTGCATCAGACATCAGCGAGGTAATTCTGGTAGGTGGTTCTACCCGTATCCCGGCTGTACAGAAGAAAGTTGAAGAGTTCTTTGGCAAAGCTCCTTCCAAGGGAGTTAACCCGGACGAAGTTGTTGCCGTTGGTGCCGCTATCCAAGGTGGTGTATTAACCGGAGAAGTAAAAGACGTGTTGTTACTTGACGTAACCCCGCTTTCTTTAGGTATTGAAACTTTAGGTGGAGTGATGACTAAATTGATTGAATCCAACACCACGATCCCGACCAAGAAATCGGAAGTATTCTCCACGGCTGCCGACAACCAACCGTCTGTTGAAATTCACGTATTACAAGGAGAACGTCCTTTGGCAAAAGACAACAAGACGATCGGACGTTTCCACTTGGACGGACTACCACCAGCCCCACGTGGTGTTCCACAGATCGAGGTTAGTTTCGACATCGATGCTAACGGTATTCTAAAAGTATCTGCAAAAGATAAAGCTACCGGAAAAGAACAATCTATCCGTATCGAGGCTTCATCCGGACTCTCCGATACCGATATCAAGAGAATGAAGGACGAGGCTGCCGCTAATGCAGAGGCTGACAAGAAGGAAAAAGAACGAATCGACACGATCAATAAAGCCGACAGTATGATCTTCCAAACAGAAAAACAATTGAAAGAGTTTGGAGACAAATTACCTGCCGACAAGAAACAACCGATCGAGGCTGCTTTGCAAAAACTGAAAGACGCTCACAAGGCTCAGGACGTTACCGCTATCAACTCGGCTATTGATGAACTGAACAACGTGTTCCAGGCTGCATCTCAAGAAATGTACAACGCCCAACAACAACAAGGAGCACAACAAGGAGCCCCTCACGCTGATCAACAACAACAAGCGAACAATGGTGGTAAAGACCAAGAAGTAACTGACGTTGACTTCGAGGAGGTGAAATAA